The following proteins come from a genomic window of Myroides odoratus DSM 2801:
- a CDS encoding SDR family oxidoreductase, whose protein sequence is MKLKGKIALVTGGTSGIGKATAQLFSDQGAQVILTGRTKETVERTVAEIGNNALGIVSDAGSMTDLLQLQHLISQQVSHLDLVFVNAGFGKYAPLEHIDEAHYNEMFDVLVKGTLFTVQQVLPLLRPNSSIVLNTSIVTEIGMANSSVYSAAKAAVQSFTKTFAAELISKNIRVNAVSPGPIETNYFDRSNLSEEQVKAFTTSFAPQVPIKRFGQAHEVAQAVLFLASDDSSFIVGTEISVDGGFPKIKTS, encoded by the coding sequence ATGAAATTAAAAGGAAAGATTGCCCTTGTTACGGGTGGTACAAGTGGTATAGGCAAAGCAACAGCTCAATTATTCAGTGATCAAGGAGCTCAAGTTATCCTCACAGGTCGAACGAAAGAAACAGTGGAACGCACAGTCGCTGAAATTGGTAACAACGCCCTTGGGATTGTTTCTGATGCAGGGTCTATGACAGATTTACTCCAATTACAGCATTTGATTAGTCAACAGGTCTCTCATTTAGATCTTGTATTTGTCAATGCGGGGTTTGGAAAATATGCTCCATTGGAACACATTGATGAAGCGCATTACAATGAGATGTTTGATGTGTTAGTAAAAGGAACCCTATTCACGGTACAACAGGTACTCCCTCTTTTACGTCCGAATAGTTCCATTGTACTAAACACGTCTATTGTTACGGAAATTGGCATGGCCAATTCTAGTGTTTACTCTGCTGCAAAAGCAGCAGTACAATCCTTTACGAAGACCTTTGCTGCGGAACTCATCAGCAAAAACATCCGAGTAAATGCCGTTTCACCTGGTCCAATAGAAACCAACTACTTTGACCGTTCGAATCTATCCGAAGAGCAAGTGAAAGCGTTTACGACTTCCTTTGCTCCACAGGTTCCGATTAAGCGCTTTGGACAGGCCCATGAGGTTGCTCAAGCCGTTCTTTTCCTCGCTTCAGATGATTCTTCCTTTATTGTAGGAACAGAAATCAGCGTAGATGGTGGTTTTCCGAAAATAAAAACAAGTTAA